In Propionimicrobium sp. PCR01-08-3, one DNA window encodes the following:
- a CDS encoding LacI family DNA-binding transcriptional regulator, whose protein sequence is MTIKELARICGVAVSTASRALNDREGINAETRDRILATAKQYGYVPNASARSLKISANRTISVIIQGEPSPLLIDVLLILEEAFGKAGFAITMSHVPVRSAHFATVERIVRDGKFAGVVFLGRYGDAQSTDSHLLSRQLAELDVPIVFCTTSDYSGLRSAHSSVCVDDYSGGFDLGARLAELGHRKVAFVGAGSAQEQGQVWALRFAGVRAALARAGNQADPHVIVPSELPHELFTMDNGYRSMQAWLAHGEHEFTALVASCDAVAVGAARALHEAGIRVPGDCSVTGFDGLNVGRYFVPRLTTITQPLAEIASATARVLLSTIADPGRPTEQVLIRGRLTEGESVAAA, encoded by the coding sequence ATGACGATCAAGGAGCTTGCCCGCATCTGTGGGGTGGCTGTTTCGACCGCGTCCAGAGCACTCAACGATCGCGAGGGCATCAACGCCGAGACACGTGACCGCATCCTCGCCACCGCGAAGCAGTACGGGTATGTGCCGAACGCAAGTGCCCGAAGCCTGAAGATTTCGGCCAATCGGACGATTTCGGTGATCATTCAAGGCGAGCCGAGCCCGCTGCTCATCGATGTTCTGCTCATCCTCGAGGAAGCGTTCGGCAAGGCAGGATTCGCCATCACGATGTCGCATGTGCCGGTGCGCAGCGCGCATTTTGCGACGGTGGAGCGCATCGTGCGCGATGGCAAGTTCGCCGGTGTGGTCTTTCTCGGACGATACGGAGACGCGCAGTCCACCGACTCGCACCTGCTCAGCAGACAACTCGCCGAGCTCGACGTCCCGATCGTGTTCTGTACGACATCGGACTACTCGGGCTTGCGCTCGGCTCATTCGTCGGTGTGTGTGGACGACTATTCCGGCGGCTTCGATCTCGGCGCGCGTCTGGCAGAACTCGGGCATCGGAAGGTCGCGTTCGTGGGTGCGGGTTCTGCGCAGGAACAAGGTCAGGTGTGGGCGCTGAGGTTTGCCGGGGTGCGCGCGGCGCTCGCCCGGGCCGGGAACCAGGCCGATCCGCACGTGATCGTCCCCTCGGAGTTGCCACACGAATTGTTCACCATGGACAACGGCTACCGCTCGATGCAAGCCTGGCTGGCCCACGGCGAGCACGAATTCACCGCCCTGGTCGCCTCCTGTGATGCGGTGGCGGTCGGTGCGGCGCGCGCGTTGCACGAGGCCGGGATCCGGGTGCCGGGCGACTGTTCGGTGACAGGATTCGACGGCCTGAACGTGGGGCGCTACTTCGTTCCGCGGCTCACCACGATCACCCAGCCGCTCGCCGAGATCGCCAGCGCGACGGCGCGGGTGCTGCTCTCCACCATCGCCGATCCCGGGCGCCCCACCGAACAGGTGCTGATCAGAGGGCGGCTGACCGAGGGCGAGTCGGTGGCGGCGGCGTGA
- a CDS encoding sulfurtransferase, with the protein MGQVADPRSRVLIGVDELRNRFGTPEMPQLLDVRWRLGEPAGAGLERYRAGHLPAARFLSLEAVLTGPHTDPLLGRHPLPSPELVAAGLGELGIEPDKEMVVYDEPGSFAAGRAWWVLRWLGLEVRVLDGGITAWQAGAEPALETGDPAPVEPTEFGPLTSGHLPTLTADEVSAFDGTVIDVRAPERYRGESEPLDPAAGHIPGAVNRPVGAFWETDGTLPSSERLAQLLDLPAEGPVAVYCGSGVSAAQEILALAGLGIEAALYPPSWSGWSADPDRPVAVGE; encoded by the coding sequence ATGGGACAGGTTGCCGACCCGAGGTCGCGGGTGCTGATCGGGGTGGATGAGTTGCGAAACCGGTTCGGTACGCCCGAGATGCCGCAACTGCTGGATGTGCGCTGGCGGCTCGGCGAACCCGCAGGTGCCGGACTAGAACGCTACCGTGCAGGGCATCTGCCCGCTGCCCGATTCCTGAGCTTGGAGGCGGTGCTCACCGGCCCGCACACCGACCCCCTGCTGGGGCGTCATCCCTTGCCGTCCCCAGAACTGGTGGCCGCCGGGCTCGGCGAACTGGGCATCGAACCGGACAAGGAGATGGTGGTCTACGACGAGCCGGGCTCGTTTGCTGCCGGCCGCGCGTGGTGGGTGCTGCGCTGGCTGGGACTCGAGGTACGTGTGCTGGACGGCGGCATCACCGCCTGGCAGGCGGGCGCCGAACCAGCTTTGGAGACCGGCGACCCAGCCCCGGTCGAGCCGACCGAATTCGGGCCGCTCACCTCGGGCCACCTGCCCACTCTCACCGCCGATGAGGTGTCGGCCTTCGACGGCACGGTGATCGACGTCCGGGCGCCCGAGCGGTACCGCGGTGAGTCCGAGCCTCTCGATCCGGCGGCCGGGCATATCCCTGGTGCGGTGAATCGTCCGGTGGGCGCGTTCTGGGAGACCGACGGAACCCTGCCCTCGTCCGAACGGCTCGCCCAACTCCTGGATCTTCCTGCCGAGGGCCCAGTGGCGGTTTACTGCGGCTCCGGTGTCTCCGCGGCCCAGGAAATATTGGCGTTGGCCGGCCTGGGCATCGAGGCCGCGCTCTATCCGCCATCCTGGTCGGGCTGGTCCGCCGACCCTGATCGTCCGGTGGCGGTGGGGGAGTAA
- a CDS encoding carbohydrate ABC transporter permease, which yields MSKVKRPGLWTVIFTIISIGYMFPIVLVVINSFKDKVFISSQPFSLPNSETFVGLANYARGVQLTEFFSSFGWSLIITVGSTALILLCTSMTAWWIVRADNKYAKTLYSAFLLNLVVPFQMVMFTLSWLTDFLHLGNPFGLWIVYLGFGAGLAVFIFTGFVKSIPHEIEEAATIDGCGPVRTFFQVVLPIMRPSVVTVAILEVMWLWNDYLLPYLTLDMKKFKTIPIAVQYLKGGYGSVDMGAMMGILVLAMIPVIVFYLVAQRHIISGVVAGAVKG from the coding sequence GTGAGCAAGGTCAAGCGTCCGGGTCTGTGGACCGTCATCTTCACGATCATCAGCATCGGTTACATGTTTCCGATCGTTCTCGTGGTGATCAATTCGTTCAAGGACAAGGTGTTCATCTCGTCCCAGCCGTTTTCGCTGCCCAACTCGGAAACGTTCGTCGGGCTGGCGAACTATGCGCGTGGCGTGCAGCTGACGGAGTTCTTCTCGTCCTTCGGATGGTCACTGATCATCACCGTCGGATCGACGGCGCTGATCCTGCTATGCACCTCGATGACCGCCTGGTGGATCGTGCGGGCCGACAACAAATACGCGAAGACGCTTTATTCGGCGTTCCTGCTGAACCTCGTGGTGCCGTTCCAGATGGTGATGTTCACCCTGTCGTGGCTGACGGACTTCTTGCATCTGGGCAATCCGTTCGGTCTGTGGATCGTTTACCTCGGATTCGGCGCCGGGCTGGCGGTGTTCATCTTTACCGGGTTCGTGAAGTCGATCCCGCACGAGATCGAGGAAGCCGCGACGATCGACGGTTGTGGGCCGGTGCGGACCTTCTTCCAGGTGGTCTTGCCGATCATGCGGCCGTCGGTGGTCACCGTCGCCATTCTCGAAGTCATGTGGTTGTGGAACGACTACCTGCTGCCCTATCTGACCCTGGACATGAAGAAGTTCAAGACGATTCCGATCGCCGTCCAATACCTCAAGGGTGGCTATGGCTCGGTGGATATGGGTGCCATGATGGGCATCCTGGTGCTTGCGATGATTCCGGTGATCGTCTTCTATCTGGTCGCGCAGCGCCACATCATCAGCGGAGTGGTGGCCGGCGCTGTCAAGGGCTGA
- a CDS encoding ABC transporter substrate-binding protein → MNKHKILTSVAAGLVALSLTGTLAACGSGDSDKGSDGSVYYLNFKPEQASDWEALAADYTAETGVNVTVQTAASGTYETTLKSEMAKSEAPTLFQVNGPVGLQTWKDYASDLSDTSIYEHLSDQSIALTNDEGAPVAIPYAMETYGLIYNKALLDKYFALPDAAITSIDQLTSFDALKKVAEGIQADKDELGVSGAFTSAGFDSSSDWRFKTHLANLPLYYEYKDDNIVGQPATIKGTYLPQYKNIFDLYINNATVEPSSLSGKTIEDANSEFALGQAVFYQNGTWAYNDIKGQSVSDEDLGMLPIYIGAPGEENQGLTTGSENYWVINNEASEADQQATKDFLDWVITSDTGRDAIANTMGFVTPFDTFADYQSSNPLVLADAAYQEAGKTSVTWNFTTMPSEEWKNGVGQALLQYAQGTGEWDAVKTAFVDGWATEYELTNANG, encoded by the coding sequence ATGAACAAGCACAAGATCCTCACGTCCGTGGCCGCGGGCCTCGTGGCGTTATCACTGACGGGTACGCTCGCCGCGTGCGGATCCGGTGACTCGGACAAAGGCTCCGACGGCAGCGTCTACTACCTGAACTTCAAGCCGGAGCAGGCATCCGACTGGGAGGCGTTGGCCGCCGACTACACCGCCGAGACCGGCGTGAACGTTACCGTGCAGACGGCCGCCTCCGGCACCTACGAAACCACGCTGAAGTCCGAGATGGCGAAGTCCGAGGCGCCGACCCTGTTCCAGGTGAACGGCCCGGTCGGCCTGCAGACCTGGAAGGACTATGCGTCCGACCTGTCCGATACCTCGATCTACGAGCACCTGAGTGACCAAAGCATCGCATTGACCAATGACGAGGGCGCGCCGGTCGCGATCCCGTATGCGATGGAGACCTACGGCCTCATCTACAACAAGGCGCTGCTCGACAAGTACTTCGCGCTGCCCGATGCCGCGATCACCTCGATCGACCAGCTGACCAGCTTCGATGCGCTCAAGAAGGTCGCCGAAGGCATTCAGGCCGACAAGGACGAGCTGGGCGTGAGCGGCGCATTCACCTCGGCAGGGTTCGACTCATCGTCCGATTGGCGCTTCAAGACCCACCTGGCCAACCTTCCGCTCTACTACGAGTACAAGGACGACAACATCGTCGGCCAGCCGGCCACCATCAAAGGCACCTACCTGCCGCAGTACAAGAACATCTTCGATCTGTACATCAACAACGCGACCGTCGAGCCGTCCTCCCTGTCGGGCAAGACGATCGAGGACGCGAATTCCGAGTTCGCGCTCGGCCAGGCGGTCTTCTATCAGAACGGCACTTGGGCATACAACGACATCAAGGGCCAGTCGGTGAGCGACGAGGATCTCGGCATGCTGCCGATCTACATCGGTGCTCCAGGCGAGGAGAACCAGGGCCTGACAACCGGTTCCGAGAACTACTGGGTGATCAACAATGAGGCCTCTGAAGCGGACCAGCAGGCCACCAAGGACTTCCTCGACTGGGTCATCACCTCCGATACCGGGCGTGATGCGATCGCCAACACCATGGGATTTGTGACCCCGTTCGATACCTTCGCCGACTACCAGTCGTCCAACCCGCTGGTACTGGCAGACGCCGCCTATCAGGAAGCCGGAAAGACCTCGGTCACCTGGAACTTCACCACGATGCCGTCCGAAGAGTGGAAGAACGGCGTCGGCCAGGCGCTGCTCCAGTACGCGCAGGGCACCGGTGAATGGGACGCGGTCAAGACCGCATTCGTCGATGGTTGGGCGACCGAATACGAGCTCACCAACGCCAACGGCTAG
- a CDS encoding bifunctional hydroxymethylpyrimidine kinase/phosphomethylpyrimidine kinase yields MLVSQPPVTFVIAGSEATGGAGVQADLRTLEEFGVFGAAALTCIVAFDPNNGWNHRLTPVDPQVLRDQSEAILAEWTAPDSVKVGMLGTVPTIEATRDILVAAKLRNIVVDPVLICKGQEPGAALDIDTALRADILPLADVVTPNYFETCTLAGVGSIDSVGALADAAKKIGDAIGSAVLAKGGMTIPGDNAVDVLWDGSELVSYARPKVAGAPVSGAGDTLAAAVAAGLALGHSLHDAVDAAKDFVTAGIQRKISAPTPFDVVWQSAH; encoded by the coding sequence ATGCTCGTGTCTCAGCCGCCGGTCACATTCGTCATCGCGGGTTCAGAGGCCACCGGAGGGGCCGGTGTCCAAGCCGACCTGCGCACCCTGGAAGAGTTCGGCGTCTTCGGCGCAGCCGCGCTCACCTGCATCGTGGCATTCGACCCGAACAACGGCTGGAATCACCGTCTGACCCCCGTCGACCCGCAGGTACTGCGCGATCAAAGCGAAGCCATCCTGGCCGAATGGACGGCACCCGATTCCGTCAAGGTCGGCATGCTGGGAACCGTGCCGACGATCGAGGCCACCCGCGACATCTTGGTAGCGGCCAAGCTGAGGAACATCGTCGTCGACCCGGTCCTCATTTGCAAAGGACAAGAACCCGGCGCGGCATTGGATATCGACACCGCCTTACGCGCCGACATACTGCCACTGGCCGACGTCGTGACCCCCAACTATTTCGAAACCTGCACCCTCGCCGGCGTGGGCTCCATCGACTCAGTGGGCGCCCTGGCCGACGCCGCAAAAAAGATCGGTGACGCCATCGGCTCCGCCGTGCTGGCGAAGGGCGGCATGACCATCCCCGGCGACAACGCCGTGGACGTCTTGTGGGACGGCTCCGAACTGGTGAGCTACGCACGCCCCAAGGTCGCCGGCGCACCGGTATCCGGCGCAGGGGACACCCTGGCCGCGGCCGTTGCTGCGGGCCTCGCCCTGGGACACTCACTGCACGACGCCGTCGATGCCGCGAAAGACTTCGTCACCGCAGGAATCCAGCGCAAGATCTCAGCCCCGACACCCTTCGACGTCGTCTGGCAATCCGCTCACTGA
- a CDS encoding NAD(P)/FAD-dependent oxidoreductase gives MIGAGLAGLAAADELIARGKRVAVVEARDRVGGRVRATDVDGVSVDSGGQWITPGNESMLELVREAGLDLVGPQEGSYLLRTGGSVVRSHQQADRTPALSPFETADLGQGVVRFRRLSERMVTDPTWTSTNKTWLNQPLSRWIKTNVRTPAAQQDFSTAMKGVLGAEADSGVTLGAALRAGRNGIDLESLFAVGGGLKLRRVLGGMHQVADHLGDQVGDRIQFGVQVTGITQAADRVIVHTASGEQIEARTTLVTLPPWLAMKLDYSPGLPEWRYETVARTSPGAAIKAFVVYPTPWWRESGLSGQMSADDGTIRATFDLTEPGGPGVLTGMFGGKTAVAMSQAGPAAREQAFIDALAAVFGQVARQEHSYLDHDWYADPFTQGSNTPHFAPGIWSMNGQLLAQAEGPIHFAGSEYAHKFNGYLEGAIRSGRDEARAIARELG, from the coding sequence GTGATTGGAGCCGGTCTCGCTGGGCTCGCTGCAGCGGACGAACTGATCGCGCGCGGCAAGAGGGTCGCGGTCGTCGAGGCACGCGATCGCGTGGGTGGACGAGTCCGGGCGACCGATGTCGATGGCGTATCCGTCGACAGCGGTGGTCAGTGGATCACTCCCGGCAACGAATCCATGCTCGAACTCGTCCGTGAGGCAGGGTTGGACCTCGTCGGGCCGCAGGAGGGCTCATATCTGCTGCGCACCGGCGGATCGGTGGTGCGCAGCCACCAGCAGGCGGACAGGACACCAGCCCTTTCGCCGTTCGAAACCGCGGATCTGGGCCAAGGCGTCGTCCGGTTCCGCAGGTTGTCCGAGCGCATGGTTACCGATCCGACGTGGACCTCGACCAACAAGACGTGGCTGAACCAGCCACTGTCTCGCTGGATCAAGACGAACGTCCGCACTCCGGCGGCGCAGCAGGATTTCAGCACCGCGATGAAAGGTGTTCTGGGCGCGGAAGCCGATTCGGGGGTCACGCTGGGTGCTGCGCTGCGAGCCGGACGCAACGGCATCGATCTCGAATCGCTGTTCGCCGTCGGTGGTGGGCTGAAGCTTCGCAGGGTGCTGGGCGGTATGCACCAGGTGGCCGATCACCTGGGCGACCAGGTCGGGGATCGGATCCAATTCGGTGTCCAGGTGACCGGAATCACCCAGGCGGCCGACCGCGTCATCGTGCACACCGCCTCCGGTGAGCAGATCGAGGCACGCACCACACTGGTGACGCTGCCCCCGTGGCTGGCCATGAAGCTCGACTATTCGCCCGGTTTGCCCGAATGGCGTTACGAGACCGTCGCCCGTACCTCGCCCGGAGCCGCGATCAAGGCATTCGTGGTCTATCCGACGCCGTGGTGGCGTGAATCCGGGCTGAGCGGGCAGATGAGTGCGGACGACGGCACCATCCGCGCAACCTTCGATCTGACCGAACCGGGTGGGCCCGGCGTGCTCACCGGAATGTTCGGAGGGAAGACCGCCGTTGCCATGTCGCAGGCCGGCCCCGCGGCCCGCGAGCAGGCTTTCATCGACGCATTGGCTGCCGTTTTCGGCCAGGTAGCCCGCCAGGAGCACAGCTACCTCGATCATGACTGGTATGCGGACCCGTTCACCCAGGGCAGCAACACCCCCCACTTCGCGCCCGGCATCTGGAGCATGAACGGTCAGCTGTTGGCGCAGGCGGAGGGGCCGATTCATTTCGCAGGGTCCGAATATGCGCACAAGTTCAACGGCTACCTGGAAGGTGCCATTCGCTCGGGACGCGACGAGGCCCGCGCGATCGCCCGTGAGCTGGGATAG
- a CDS encoding sugar ABC transporter permease produces the protein MKRSLTRWGWLFTGPTVLAFMIGFVVPFVLGVYLSFTRFTTVTKSKWVGLANYKGVFSDATFLHSLWYTAAFTIVTTVLINVIAFVVAYLLIKTFRGTNIFRSVFFMPNLIGGIVLGYIWMLLLNGILGYWARSITYSGSYGFWGMVILMCWQQVGYMMVIYIAGLQSIPTDLFESAEVDGASRRQTLFNITIPLVMPSITVCTFLTITNGFKLFDQNLALTNGAPSRMSELLALNIYNTFYGRTGFEGVGQAKAVIFLLIVAALAMLQNRLTRSKETLS, from the coding sequence ATGAAACGATCGTTAACCCGTTGGGGCTGGCTGTTCACCGGCCCGACGGTGCTCGCCTTCATGATCGGTTTTGTTGTTCCGTTCGTGCTCGGCGTCTACCTGTCATTCACCCGATTCACCACGGTGACCAAGTCAAAGTGGGTCGGCCTGGCCAATTACAAGGGTGTGTTCTCGGACGCCACGTTCCTGCATTCCCTGTGGTACACGGCGGCGTTCACGATCGTCACGACCGTGTTGATCAACGTCATCGCGTTCGTGGTGGCCTATCTGCTGATCAAGACCTTCCGCGGGACGAATATCTTCCGCTCGGTGTTCTTCATGCCCAATCTGATCGGCGGCATCGTCCTCGGCTACATCTGGATGCTCTTGCTGAACGGCATCCTCGGCTACTGGGCGAGGTCGATCACATACAGCGGCTCCTACGGGTTCTGGGGCATGGTCATCTTGATGTGCTGGCAGCAGGTCGGCTACATGATGGTGATCTACATCGCCGGGTTGCAATCGATTCCGACCGATCTTTTCGAGTCGGCCGAAGTCGATGGGGCCTCTCGGCGGCAGACCCTGTTCAATATCACGATTCCCTTGGTAATGCCCTCCATCACGGTGTGCACCTTCCTCACCATCACCAACGGCTTCAAGCTTTTCGACCAGAACCTGGCATTGACCAACGGAGCACCCTCAAGGATGTCCGAATTGCTCGCGCTGAACATTTACAACACGTTCTACGGACGCACCGGTTTCGAGGGCGTCGGCCAGGCGAAGGCCGTGATCTTCCTGCTGATCGTCGCGGCACTCGCGATGCTGCAGAACAGACTGACTCGTTCGAAGGAGACGCTGTCGTGA
- a CDS encoding YesL family protein produces the protein MFSRLFNMDAPFWRAMGAIGDLIWLNVLTIVFSVPVITAGAALTALYDTARRVNEGIDAGITRTFVASFRANLGQSTLEWGVVSVVGALIAGSWLVGGPSLLGILKAVVSILYLMVFPFVWALQARLANTVPNTLRNAVLVAFGRPLPALAVLLIELALGGLTIAVGTWWPQGLILLLLLGLPMVVFATTPLIERAIAPIVAQAAPQPHD, from the coding sequence ATGTTCTCACGTCTGTTCAACATGGACGCTCCGTTCTGGCGTGCGATGGGCGCCATCGGTGACCTCATCTGGCTGAACGTGCTGACCATCGTCTTCTCCGTACCGGTCATCACGGCAGGGGCCGCGCTGACCGCGCTGTACGACACCGCCCGGCGTGTCAACGAGGGCATCGACGCCGGAATCACCCGCACCTTCGTCGCATCCTTCAGAGCGAATCTCGGCCAATCCACGCTGGAGTGGGGTGTGGTTTCGGTTGTCGGTGCGCTGATCGCCGGGTCCTGGCTGGTGGGCGGTCCATCGCTGCTAGGGATCCTGAAAGCCGTAGTCAGTATTCTATATCTGATGGTCTTTCCGTTCGTCTGGGCGCTCCAGGCGAGGCTTGCGAATACGGTGCCGAATACCTTACGCAACGCTGTACTGGTCGCCTTCGGCAGGCCGCTTCCGGCACTAGCAGTGCTGCTGATCGAGTTGGCCCTCGGTGGCTTGACGATCGCCGTGGGCACGTGGTGGCCGCAAGGGTTGATACTGCTTCTGCTGCTCGGATTGCCGATGGTCGTGTTCGCCACCACGCCGCTGATCGAGCGCGCCATCGCACCGATCGTCGCGCAAGCCGCGCCGCAACCACACGATTAG
- a CDS encoding cytochrome P450, translating to MTHTDPRQDYDRLREEGLTRRDDAWVACRYADVAAIAKADDRFSSAVSRFLQVPNGLDGAEHARMRQIIDPFFSAERMAALEPVISEVARELVGRLDRGTVFNAVTEFGARFAVRAQSRWLGWPHESEHALLAWMAENHEATRSGELARTAAVAQRFDEIIMGIVEPRLSGARPRTGDVTDELIDVLRDEPDFKPTLVSVLRNWTGGDLGSIALCVGVIVHWLATHPEHIGAFRGLPDEQLDRAIDEILRIDDPFVSNRRVAAVDTEVDAMLIHAGERVIVNWTGANRDPAVFGDPDRFDPQHNAEHNLVYGTGVHVCPGRPLATLELRVAIRALLNGVSQIRLSDDIPAERAQPPIGGFTVVPVIVS from the coding sequence ATGACACACACGGATCCCCGGCAGGATTACGATCGGCTGCGCGAGGAGGGCCTCACCAGGCGAGATGATGCGTGGGTGGCCTGCAGGTATGCCGATGTCGCCGCGATCGCGAAGGCAGATGACAGGTTCTCCAGCGCCGTGTCGAGGTTCTTGCAGGTACCGAACGGGCTTGACGGTGCCGAACATGCCCGGATGCGGCAGATCATCGATCCTTTCTTCTCCGCCGAGCGTATGGCTGCGCTCGAGCCGGTGATTTCGGAGGTTGCACGCGAGTTGGTGGGCCGGCTCGACCGTGGCACGGTCTTCAACGCGGTCACCGAGTTCGGCGCCAGGTTCGCGGTGCGTGCCCAGTCGCGTTGGCTGGGCTGGCCACACGAGAGCGAACACGCGTTGCTGGCCTGGATGGCCGAGAACCATGAGGCCACTCGCTCGGGGGAGCTGGCGCGCACCGCGGCGGTCGCGCAGCGCTTCGATGAGATCATCATGGGTATCGTCGAGCCACGCCTGAGCGGTGCGCGGCCCCGAACCGGTGACGTCACCGACGAGTTGATCGATGTGCTCCGCGACGAGCCTGATTTCAAGCCGACTCTGGTGTCCGTGCTGCGCAACTGGACCGGCGGCGATCTGGGGTCGATCGCGCTGTGTGTCGGCGTGATCGTGCACTGGCTCGCCACCCACCCGGAGCACATCGGGGCGTTCCGTGGGCTGCCGGACGAGCAACTGGACCGCGCCATCGACGAGATCTTGCGGATCGATGACCCGTTCGTGTCGAATCGCAGGGTCGCGGCCGTCGATACCGAGGTCGACGCGATGTTGATTCATGCCGGCGAGCGAGTGATCGTGAACTGGACGGGCGCCAATCGGGACCCGGCCGTGTTCGGTGACCCCGATCGCTTCGATCCGCAGCACAACGCCGAGCACAATCTGGTTTACGGCACCGGCGTACATGTGTGCCCTGGGCGTCCGCTGGCGACCTTGGAGTTGCGGGTGGCGATCCGCGCCCTGCTGAATGGCGTATCGCAGATCAGGCTCTCGGATGACATTCCCGCCGAGCGAGCGCAGCCGCCGATCGGTGGGTTCACGGTGGTTCCGGTCATCGTGAGCTGA
- a CDS encoding MFS transporter, whose translation MIVLSKYLDVLRINEAWKFSISGLIMRMPMAMIGIATILSVKAAYGNYTLAGAVGAANILATCACAPLLARLVDEYGQRRVMFPSLLASAAATLTLAVAIVYHAPAWLLFAASMIAGATWGSPGALVRSRWARVADRADQLGTAYALEAAFDEFAFIVGPILATVLGTMLHPVTGLLVAVACFLVGSTIFFAQRATEPVPRPRSASEKRRSVLANPVVLVLMATYIGAGALFGANDVAVVEFAQEQGAASASGILLAIFSFGSCAAALAYGSRNWRSPIWKLFAAGVLALAVGVSTFLFAHSLVMLAVVMLITGAACAPTMTNVNTIVTRVFAPVQLTEGLTWTTTALNVGVSLGSAVGGRLVDAAGSHGGFMVEVGAAWLMVAFMLVGLPLLRRKTGATDIGSQTIYRDEDTSQFTAVS comes from the coding sequence ATGATCGTGCTCTCGAAATATTTGGATGTTCTGCGAATCAACGAGGCATGGAAGTTCTCGATCTCGGGCCTGATCATGCGGATGCCGATGGCCATGATCGGTATCGCGACGATCCTCTCGGTGAAGGCCGCGTACGGCAACTACACCCTGGCCGGGGCGGTAGGTGCCGCGAACATTTTGGCCACCTGCGCCTGTGCGCCGTTGCTGGCCCGCCTCGTTGATGAGTACGGGCAGCGTCGCGTCATGTTTCCCTCGCTGCTGGCCTCGGCTGCGGCGACTTTGACGCTGGCCGTCGCCATCGTCTACCACGCGCCGGCGTGGCTGCTTTTCGCGGCATCGATGATTGCCGGCGCCACCTGGGGATCGCCGGGCGCGCTCGTCCGCTCACGGTGGGCGCGGGTCGCCGACCGGGCCGATCAACTCGGTACCGCATACGCGCTGGAGGCGGCCTTCGACGAGTTCGCCTTCATCGTCGGACCGATTCTTGCCACCGTGCTGGGCACCATGCTTCACCCGGTCACAGGACTGCTTGTTGCCGTGGCGTGTTTTCTGGTCGGCAGCACGATTTTCTTCGCCCAGCGGGCCACCGAACCGGTTCCTCGCCCCCGCAGCGCATCCGAAAAGCGCCGGAGCGTGCTAGCCAACCCTGTCGTCCTGGTGCTGATGGCCACCTATATCGGAGCGGGTGCACTGTTCGGCGCGAACGATGTCGCGGTCGTCGAATTCGCCCAGGAGCAAGGTGCGGCGAGCGCATCCGGCATATTGTTGGCCATCTTTTCGTTCGGTTCGTGCGCCGCGGCATTGGCATACGGGTCTCGCAATTGGCGCAGCCCGATATGGAAGCTGTTCGCCGCGGGCGTGCTGGCGCTGGCGGTCGGGGTATCTACCTTCTTGTTCGCACATTCTCTGGTGATGCTGGCGGTGGTGATGCTGATCACCGGCGCGGCCTGCGCCCCCACCATGACCAACGTCAACACGATCGTGACGCGGGTGTTCGCACCGGTGCAGCTCACCGAGGGCCTGACCTGGACGACAACCGCGCTCAATGTCGGAGTGTCGCTCGGGTCCGCCGTCGGTGGGCGCCTGGTGGATGCCGCCGGATCGCACGGCGGATTCATGGTCGAGGTCGGTGCAGCCTGGCTGATGGTGGCATTCATGCTTGTCGGGTTGCCGTTGCTGCGGCGCAAGACCGGCGCGACCGACATCGGCTCGCAGACGATCTATCGGGACGAGGACACATCGCAGTTCACCGCAGTGAGCTAG